The nucleotide window ACGGCTTCAAGGTTCTGAGGTGGAATCTAGCGTACTGGGCCGTCGGTATGGGCGTTGCTTTCCTACTTTACAATATCACCTGAAGAAATCCCGGGGCGGCCTGGGTAATTATTTTTACCCACATATCGTTTAGATATTCATCGAAAAGATTAAAAGCGTGCAATCGAAGGAAGGGCGTAGAGATAAGGGGTGGTAAAGATGGAGGGGATTTTCCAGAACGAGATTATAAAGCAGATTCTCGCTAAGTATAGGCGTATCTGGGCTATAGGGCATGCTCAGAGCGTCCTTGGCTGGGACATGGAGGTCAACATGCCAAAGGAAGGCATCCTAGAGCGCTCGGTAGCTCAAGGAGAGCTTTCCGTTCTCAGCCAAGAGTTCCTTCTAAAGCCGGACTTCGTCGAGCTTGTCGAGAAAGCGAAGGGAATCGAAGACCTCAACGAGTACGAGCGCGGAATTGTTAGGGTCCTAGACCGCTCCATAAGGATAAGCAAGGCCTTCCCACCCGAATTCCTCAGGGAGAGGAGCGAGGTAACGAGCCAAGCGACGAAGGCCTGGGAAGAGGCCAAGAAAGACGATGACTACTCCAAGTTCGAGCCCTGGCTCGACAAAATCATCGATCTCGCTAAAAGGGCCGCCGAGTACCTTGGCTACGAGAAGGAGCCCTATGACGCCTTACTTGACCTCTTCGAGGAGGGCCTAACAACCAGGGAAGTTGAGAGAATGTTCGAGAAGCTTGAGAAGGATCTCAAACCGCTCCTCGAAAAGATAATGGAGGAGGGCAAAGTTCCACAAAGTCATATACTTGAGAAGGAGAAGTATGAGAGGGAGCAGATGGAGAGGGTAAACATTTGGATTCTCCAGAAGTTTGGCTTCCCACTGGGAGTTAGGGCAAGGCTCGATGTTTCGGCACATCCCTTCACAACCGAGTTTGGTATAAGAGATGTTAGGATAACCACCAGATACGAAGGCTACGACTTCAGGAGAACTATTTTGAGCACGGTCCACGAGTTCGGTCATGCACTCTACGAGCTCCAGCAAGATGACAGGTTCATGTTCAGCCCAATAGCGGGCGGAGTTTCCTTAGGAGTTCACGAGAGCCAGAGCCGCTTCTGGGAGAACATCATTGGAAGGAGCAGAGAGTTTGCCGAGCTGATATATCCAATCCTCAAGGAGAACCTGCCCTTCATGTCTGGTTATACTCCAGAGGACGTCTACCTTTACTTCAACATTGTCAGGCCCGACTACATAAGGACTGAGGCGGATGTCGTCACCTACAACTTCCACATCCTGCTTCGCTTCAAGCTTGAGAGGATTATGGTCAGCGAGGAAGTTAAGGCAAAGGATCTGCCGGAGCTCTGGAACGAGGAGATGGAGAGGCTTTTGGGCATAAGGCCGAAGACTTACAGGGAGGGCATCCTCCAGGACATCCACTGGGCCCACGGAACAATAGGTTACTTCCCAACCTACAGCATAGGAACCCTCCTCGCGGCCCAGCTCTACTACCACGTAAAGAGGGATATTCCAGACTTCGAGGAGAGGATTGCGAAGGGCGATTTCGAACCCATAAAGGCCTGGTTGCGCGAGAGGATACACCGCTGGGGCTCAATCTACTCGCCTAAGGAGCTCATAAAGAAGGCCATCGGCGAAGACCTAAATCCGGAATACTTCGTGAAGTGGGTGAAGGAGAGGTATCTGTGACTTCTCCTATTTTTTTGCTAGGGCACAATTGCATGGGCAAAGGAATGTCTTAATCGTTATCCTGAGAGGGAGGATAAAGTTATTGAAAGTACATTGAACTGGGTTCAGGGATATTACAAAGCGCTTACAGGTAAGAACATGCCCCAGGAAATCTTGAGAGTGATAGAAGAGAGACTTTGCAAAGCCTATATTTACGTTTTCTTTACTGCTTCCATGCTCCAATGATACTCCGGATGGTTTCTTGGAACTCTTTTTCACCGGGCTTGTCTGGGAACACCTACTCTATTACCCTATTCAAGTTCATATCTGTAATGCGTGGGTATTCTTTCGAGTGCCGCCCCGATGTGTACTCCAAAAGCTGTTTTAGATCGTTCTGTGTAATCTCAACCTTTGCGTCTATTAGAACTGCTCTATTAGGTGGATTTTTGAGGATATCCCTCCTTGAGTAGTACTCTCCCCTGAAAATCATGATGTCAGGTTTCACATGGATTCTTTTGGAAGAACGCATCGATGCAAGAACTTTCATAGCTTTCGCAGAACTTCTGGGTAGTTTTACTCCAATAATTTCTCAGCCTCTTCGTACTCGCCGTTTGCTATTCTCTTTGTGACCTCGTCAATTATTGGCCAGAAATAGTCCCACACTACCTCAGTCCAGTCTTTTATTGAGAACTGGTGCCACACAGTAAGTGGTAGATTTAAATTGCTTCTTACTAGTGTTGACAGGTCCTTGTGCGTTATCCAAAGTGTTCTCTTCTCTGGAGCTTTTGTGAGTTTCCCTCACTATAAGATGTTCGTTTTCTAACTTGATGGTCATTTAGCTCCCCGTCTTGGGTTAAAGCATAATAGTTTTTAATGTTTTTATGTTGGGGGCAATGCTTAAATATGATGCATGTGTTCAGTGTATTGGTGCTTGCTATGGCGAAAACCATAACGATTTCAGATGATGTTTACAGAGAGCTTGTGAGGATTAAAGGAGACAAGTCGTTCTCGGAAATTCTGAGGGAGCTGCTGAAGGAGAGAAAGGGAAATTCTCACGTTCTTCTCAGGATATTCGGAATACTCAATGAGAAGGAATACAAAGAAGTTAAGAAAAAATTGAAAGAGCTTGAGGAGGAGTTTGAGAAATGGGGGCAGTCCTTGATACAAATGTGATAATTGAAGTTGCACGAGGAAACGAGACTGTCCTTAGGGATGTTCTTTCCATTGACAGCACGTTTTATATAACTTCAGTGACGAAGTTCGAAATTCTTATCGGTATTCCAAGAAAGAAAGAGCTCCTATGGTTCAACATTCTTGAGGAGTTGCCCTTCGAGGGGCGAGCCGCTGAAATCGCGGCCTACCTCCACAAAAAGCTTAAAGAAATGGGCAATATGCTCAGCCTCAGGGACTTGTTCATAGCGGCAATATGCCTCGTCAACGATATTCCGCTCGTAACTCTCGATGAAGACTTCAAAATATTGAGAGATTTTGGGCTTGAGGTTCACATAATTAGGAGGCAATAAGCCACCCTCAACGGACAGCGTCATTTATCTTCCTCTATCGGCTCCACCTCTATCGCGACAACGCCATACTTCTTCTCCCTCTCCTCGTCGTAGAACTGCCTGTAAACCCTGACGCCCTCCTCTATGCTATCAACCCCAGGCAAAACGTTTTCCAAACCCTCCTTCTCCAGCATCTCCCTGAATGAGGAGTAAACGCGTAGGGCCTTCACCCTGACTTTCAACTTCCCACCCTCGAAGGAAATTATGTCGCCCGGCTTTATTTGCCGTCTCTTCTCGTCGTATAGCCTTCCTTCAATCTTCTTCTTCCCGGTCCTTATCAGCTCTATATACTCCTCCTGGAGCCCCATTTCCCACTCCATGCTCACCACCTCATAGCAGTGCCCTCACGATGCTTGGGCTTATCCTTATAAGCTTCGCCAGGAGCCTAGGCCTCCTAAGTATAGCCTTAGCGGTCTTTAGGTGGTCGTCGAAGTCCGCCTGTGCCTCTATTATGGCCCTCGCCTCTTCGCTCCCGAGTACGTCGAAGATTTCCTCGATAGCGTCCTGGGAAAGCCTGCGGAATAACCTCCTAAACCTCAGACCGAAGGATATCTGGCGCCTTATCCAGGAGCAGGCCTTCTCGTAGGCGTCAAGGTTATCCTCGAGGAGGGCATTCTTTAAGGCGTGGGCGCAGACCATTCCAAAGACTATGCCGCCCGCCGTCGTCGGCTTAATCTGGAGGGCGGCATCCCCTATGAGGGCCACATTTCCCCTTACCCAAGGCCGTCTAGTTCCAAAGCCCACGACACCGCTTTTAAACTCCACGACGGCCTCCGGCTTTAGCATGCGAACCTTCAAGAACCGGGCGAGGGCATCGACGCTACCAAAGGTGCCCACCCTGGCTAGGCCCTCATTCACCGGCGCAACCCAGAAGAAGAAGTCGGGATTCATATCTTTGTTCACCCAGACCTCCACGAAGTCCTTCCTCGAGAAGTCCCCAACGACCTCGACCTCAAAGCCAGTGAGGAACTCGGCCCTAGTTCTGGCCCCAATGGCCTTAGCCACAGCGCTGTTCACGCCGTCCGCCCCAATATAAAAGGTGGCCTCAACCTCGAACTCCTTTCCAAGGTGCTGAAGAACGGCCCTGCCGTTCCTGAAGCCGATGAACGTCGTCGCCATGTAGTATTCCGCCCCCCTCCTTATGGCCTTCTCCGCTAATGTCTTCTCAAGGATCTTCCTGTCAACGAGATAGGCCTGAGGAGCCTTTCTCTCGACCTCAAAGCTCCTTATCCTGGAGTAGAAGACCGCACCCCTGAACTTGTTCAAAATGGCGTCTTTCGGGAGCCCCAGCCTCTCAAAACTTTCGGCCCCAATTATGCCGGTGCAAGCCTTTCCCCCAAAAGAACCCTTTTTCTCGACGACTGCGACCCTGAAATCGCCGGCGAGCAGGTAGGCGAGGTAGTTCCCAACGGGCCCACCACCTATTATGAGCACGTCGTACTTCATATTATCTCCCCACCGTTTTGAGTGGATTTTTAAAATCTAAAAACCTAACCTCCCGGGGTGATGGCATGAAGGTCCTGCTTACAGGTTTCGAGCCGTTTGGCGGTGAGAGTATAAACCCCTCTTGGGAAGCTGTGAAAAAAGTAGAAGTCGAGGGAGTTGAGCTCGTTAAAAGGAAGCTTCCCGTAAGCTTCAAGCGGGTAAGGGGGGAACTACCCGCCATAATCCTCGAAGAGAGGCCAGATGTTGTAATACTAACTGGACTCGCGGGAGGCAGGCCCAACATCACCGTGGAGCGCGTGGCCATAAACGTCATGGACGCGAGGATGGATGACAATGATGGTTACAAGCCCGAGGACGAGCCCGTGGTAGAGGGCGGGCCCGATGCCTACTTCTCGACCCTGCCCATTAAGGCCATCATAAAGGCCCACAGGAATGCCGGAATCCCTTCGGCGGTCTCAAACACAGCCGGCACATACGTCTGCAACACCGCCATGTACGTCGCCCTCCATACCGTCAAGACGCACGGCTTGGACACCATAGCGGGGTTCATCCATGTTCCCTACATTCCGGAGCAGGTGCTCGAGAAGGGAGCACCCTCCATGCCCCTCGATATGATTGTCAAAGCTATCGAAATAGCCGTGCGGGTCAGCGTGGAGCACAAATTATATAGGCCGGAGAGGTGAATGATACAGAGGTGTTCAGCTGTGAAGAGGATCCTGATATTTTTCCTGCTCCTGTTCCTCATTCCGGCCGTCTCCGCCCAGTACGCTGTCTTCGATGTTGAGGGTGAGATCTGGGTTTTAGCGGGCGACCTCCACGAGGGTTCAGTCCTCCTCAAGAACGACCTGTCCGTTAACTTTGACTATGTCATCATAAGGAAGCACTCGATTCTCGATTCTGAGGGCAAAGAGGTTGAAGGCATCTACGTTACCTTCAGAAGGACGAGGTTCGGAGCGTGGGGAACGGGAGAAGCCAAGGAGCTGGAGTACATCGCCTTCGCGGAGGCCGACGTTCCCCCGGGCACCTACACCGTTAGCTTAACCCTGTGGGGTTTCGTCGGCGGCAAGATCTACGTGATAAAAGCAAATATTCCCCTTGTTGTCTCCGACAAGTCCCTGGTCTTCCACGAGGCCACTTCCTACATCGAGGAGAGGCCCTTCTCCGACGTCGCCCTCAACGGCGAGAGTATAGTGGTCTACTCCCACGTCACGAACCTTAAGAGCTCTAACGTTACCCTTAGGGCCAAAGCATATCTGGTTGGTTTTCAAGGGGTAGTCTTGAAAGAGGAAAGGGTTCTGAGCCTCGAGCCAGGAGACAATCTGATACGCTTTGAGCTTAGAATCCCCTACGACCTGCCTGCAGGTGAATACGAGCTCGTTTATGAGCTGAGGTATGAGAAGGGTGAGTATAGGTATTCGAAAAAATACTGGGTGGAGTTCGGTGTTAGCGTTGAGGGATTTTCGGTAGAGAGCACATCTACCTTCGAAGGTGAGGAGAACGTAGGATACGTCACGGTGATTTCCGAAAGGACGATAAAAGTTAACGTAACCGTGGAGGTTTATGGAGAAGACGGGAGCAATGTGTGGAGCGAGAGAAAGGAATATCTGCTCGTCGAGGGGCCTAACATGATAAAGGTCTCTCTTCCCACGTCTTCTCCAGGAAAGAACACCGTGAAAGTTGAGGTGAGCTATGGGAACGTTAATCTAGGGTCGGCTACCGGATGGTACACCGTTATAGCTTATCCGAGGATAGAGAATGTTGAGTTCGACGAGAAAGGACCCCAGCTAATAGTCACCGTGGAGAACAGGAATAACGCCGAGGTTGCCGCCCTTCTGAGCTATAGACTCTCATGGGAAAACGGCAGAATCTACAAGGAAACGGAGGAGGTAAGAATACCGCCAGGAGAGAGCCTATTAGTTATCCCCCTGCCAAAGGAGCCCGGAAACGTAACTTACGAGCTTTCCCTTGATGCCCTTGGAAAGACCATAGAGGTCAAGGGAACCATAGAGATAACTCCCGAGACCCCTACACCCACTCCTACGAAGAGCGAAACCGAAACCAGGAGCAAGGTGCCTGGAACAAACACAACCGTCACGGAGACCGTTGAAGGGGAGAAGGGAGGATATGAATACCTGATACTCCTCGCCTTTGTGATACTTGCCGCGATAGTTGTTCTCCTCATGGGAAGGGGGGGCAGAGGAAAGAAAAGAAGACAGAGGCCGAGGCCCAAGAGGTCGTCACCTCTGGGCAGGTTCAAGCCCCCAAAGCCCCCCAAGTCCGTGGAGAGGAGGGAGCTCCCTAGGAGGAGGTGAGCCTTGGAGAGGGCCACAAGAATAATAGAGGTCGAAGTGGCAAGGATAAACTCCCATCTTCCGAGGGCCAGAAAAACGCTTGCCCAGCTACTCTCTGAGGAAGAGCCTTCAATAACTCTCAAGGATGGAAGCAAGCACTATTTCAGGCGAGAAGAGCTTCAGTTCATAGCGTCCCTCCTCGACGAGGGCGAGAGGGAAACGCTCAGGCTCCCCATAATCCTTGAGATAAGCACCGTCACAAGGGAGCACTTCAGGGTCAGGGGAAGGACTGAGGTGAAGGTCATACAGAATGTTCTCGGCATCGAAGAGGACCTTGAGGAGAGATCCGTCCTCGAACTCCCCCGCTACCTGCTAGCCAAAGTTAGGAGAGCCCTCCCGACGACCACAACTTACGCCTTCATACTGGAGTGATGGAAAATGGAGGAGACCCTCCTCAGATACTACGCTCTCACCGTCCCCCATGTGACGATTTTTGTCGGGACCCTCTTCGGCCTCCTCCTGATTATGGGGGTTGACATAAGGTTAGCCGCCGGAATATTCTCCCTCCTCTACGGACTCATGCTCACGATAATTGCCCTAATTGTCAGGGAGCACTTCGGGGGCCTTTGGCTTTACAAGATATCTCTCGCTTCCTTCCTCTTACTCACGGCCTTTGGAGCTATAATCGTCCTCAAGTATTTGCCATTTTAATGTCAATTTTCCCTGCTTGATCACCACAAATCAACTTATTTTTGTCAAAAAGTCCGCCCGGCGGCTTCCCTTTTGTCATTGGTTCAAAGTTCAGTTCAAAAAGTTTAAATTTCACATTTGTTCACAGTTGCGTTGTGAAATTGAACTAATGTTCATTAAGGGGGGCTATATGATGAACAGTCTCAAAGCGATTGAAAGCGGCTTCGGAAGGAAGGTCAGGTTCGTCCAGCTGATATTCGTGGACATAAACGGTGTCCCCAAGGGCATGGAGATTCCAGCAGCGAGATACGAGGAGGCCATAGAGGACGGCATATCCTTCGACGGCTCTTCAATCCCTGGCTTCCAGGGAATAGAGGATAGCGACCTCATATTCAAGGCCGACCCGAGCACCTACGCCGAAGTTCCCTGGGAGGGCATCGCGAGGGTTTACGGTTACATATACAAAGACGGAAAGCCCTACGCCGCGGATCCTAGGGGCGTCCTGAAGAAGGTTATTGATGAGCTCGCCAAAGAGGGACTCACCGCCTACATAGGGCCGGAGCCTGAGTTCTACCTCCTCCGGAGGAACGGGTCCTGGGAGCTTCACCTTCCCGATGGAGGCGGCTACTTTGACATTCTCTCCCTCGACAGGGCAAGGGAAATAAAGAGGGAAATCGCAGAGTACATGCCCGCCTTTGGCCTGATACCAGAGGTTCTGCACCACGAGGTCGGAAACGCTCAGCATGAAATAGACTTCCGCTACGACGAGGCCCTGAGAACAGCCGACAACATCATCAGCTTCAAGTACGTTGTGAAAGCCGTCGCCGAGAGGCACGGCCTCTACGCGACTTTCATGCCAAAGCCACTCCACGGAATGCCCGGGAACGGAATGCACCTCCACATAAGCCTCTGGAAAGAGGGAGAGAATCTTTTCATTGGCGAAGATGGCCTCAGCGATACTGCCTTATATTTCATAGGCGGCCTGCTTAAGCACGCCAAGGCCCTAACTGCAGTGACAAACCCGACGGTGAACAGCTACAAGAGACTTGTCCCCGGCTATGAAGCACCAGTTTACGTGAGCTGGGGCTACAGGAACAGGAGCGCCCTAATAAGGGTGCCGGCCTTCTGGGGCAATGGAGCAAGGATAGAGTATCGGTGCCCAGATCCGAGCGCCAACCCCTACTTCGCCTTCGCGGCCATTCTCATGGCCGGCCTTGATGGAATACGACACAAGGTTGAGCCCTCGGCCTACGTCGAGGAGAACCTCTATGAGATAAGCGATGATAGAAGGAAAAGGCTCGGCATTGAAACCCTGCCTGAAAGCCTCGGCGAGGCCCTCGAGGCCCTAAAGAATGATAAAATCGTCAGGAAGGCCCTTGGAGGAGCCTACGAGAACTTCGTGAGGTACAAGGAGAGGGAGTGGGAGGAGTACCTTGCCTATCTAGAGGCCAACCACCTGCCCAAAGACACGAAGAGGGTGACGGAGTGGGAGCTGGAAAGATACTTCCACGTCTAAAACTCCAAGGCCCACCTCGTGGCATTAGGTATCTTTTCCGCAACATCCAAGGCCGTGAAGTTCTCCCCCTTCTCTTCCTTCACCATGTCACCCGCAAGGCCATTGAGGAAAGCTCCAACGGAAGCCGCCCTTAGCGGCTCGTTGCCTAACGCCAAGAGAGCCCCGACGATACCCGCAAGGACGTCGCCGGTTCCCCCTGTCGTCATCCCCCTGTTGCCGGTTTTGTTATATTTCCACGTTTTTCCGTCGCTTATGACATCGTAGGAGCCTTTGAGCAGTATCACGCCACCGATCTCTTTAGCCTTCTTCATAACTGTGGCGGCCCTCTCCTTCAGGCCCGCCGGTGGAAGTTCACCAAAGAGCATCCTGAACTCACCGGCATGGGGAGTTAGAACGAACCTCTTCCCCCTTAGGGCGTCCAAATCCCCAGCTATAGCCTTCAGAGCGTCGGCATCAATAACCATAGGCCTTCCACAGCGCCTAATGAATTCTCGGACAAAGGCCTTCGTATTCTCGTCGACGCCAATGCCGGGCCCTATGACCACTGCATCGACCTTTTCCGCAATGGTCAGAACGTTCTCAAGATGCTTCAGGGCAAAGTTGCTCCCTTCAACGGGCCTCAGGATTAGATTGGGGTCCCCTATGCGCCGGGCCGAGTACTCAGGCATGGTTAGGAAGACCAGGTCCACCAGATAGGAGGCGGCCTTGGCCGCTAAGTAGGGGGCACCGAAATAATCCTCACTACCGCCGATTATCAGGAGCCTTCCGTTCTGTCCCTTGTGTTCGCCCTTCTTTCTCAGGGCAAACTTGGCATCACCAGGCCCAACGATATTGTAGAGCTCCTTCGGATAGCCAATTTTAACGACCACCCTCTCAAACCCCTCATACTCATCCTTGTCCCACTGGAACGTGACGGCAAAATCCGCCTTGACGCGAACGGTTGATGGGTAGCCACTTGGCAGGTCTATACTCACTATCTTGGCCCTTCCGGCGTATTCGTTTATCTTCTCTATCGCGCTCCTTATCGGCTCTCTTGGCTCGCCCTTCGTGCCAGCACCGAGTAGGGCATCAACTATGACGTCGAAGCCGGAGAGATCGAGCTCCTTGATGTGAGCCGAATCCTTGAGAACCCTTATCTTCACAAAGTCCAGTCTTTTGAGGATCTCCCAATTGTGCTTTGCCTCTTCGCTCCTTATCTTAGCCTCATCACCGACGAGGAAGAGCGTGACGTCGTTCTCGAAGCTGAGGTGTCTGGCAGCAACAAAGCCGTCGCCGCCGTTGTTGCCAGTTGCAGAGAAGACGGCTATCCTGAGGCCCCTTCCAAAGCGCTCCTCTATAACCCTTGCCACTCCCGCGCCTGCATTCTCCATGAGCTGGTGAGGAGTTATGCCAAGCCACCTAGCGTTGATGTCCCAGATATATACGTCCTCGATTCTCATGGGCACCACCAGTGGAAACTCCGTCTTTGATAATAAAAAGGTAACACAGAACTACTCCTCCCTGAAAATCCCCTCCCGAAAAGCCAGCATTCCAGAGAGGACAGCCCACGTGAGCAGGGCGACGAGGGAGAGATTCCAGTAAGGCAGGGGCTCGTAGAGCGACCTTATTAGATAAGCGGAGGCGCTCGTGGGGAGCAGTAGTAGAGGCTTTTGGAGAACGCTCGGCAGGACCTCGACGGGATAGTAAACGGGCAGGAAGACCGTGAGGAGCGTTAGCGCTATGTTTGAGGCGCGCATAATAACGATGGGCTCCTTCAGCTTCACCCCCAGGTAAAGGCCTACGAAGACGCTCCAGAGCCATAGCAGGGCAAGAGCCGCGAGAAGCGAGAGAACCTTGGGGAATGACAGACCTTCGAGGTAAGCCAGGGATAGAACGAGCAGAACCAGGTAAGGCAGCGCGGGAAGGCTCATTCCAATGGAGATGCCGAGTCCTAGCTTGAGTGGATGCACTGGGAGGGTTATGAGAATGTCGTAGAACTTCGAGCGGGTTTTAAGACCGGCCAACTCTATGGCCAGGTCAGTTATTCCGACGCCGGCGATAAAGCTCACCATCGCACCGATTAGAGCATTCGGAAGGAGCCGTCCACCGCTGATGACTGTCAAGAGGAAGATAAACGAGAGCGGCTGAATCGCGAAGCTGAGGAGAGAGGAGCGGTTTTTAGTTAAGGCCCTCGCATAGTATTCCAGCATGCTAATCATGCTCCCACCCCATCAGGAAGAGATCCTCGATTGTGAGCTCCTCCACCCTGAAGGGAACGCCCTTATCGAGGAGAAGGCCTTCAAGCTCCCTCAGCTCGGTCTCGCTCGCGGGGTAGACGAAGGTGTACCTCCCGGCGCGCTTTGATGTGAAACCCTCTAGCTCAAAGCTCTCAAAGAGCACCACCTTCTTTCTGAAGTGCGGAAGGTAGAGCCTGGCTATCTCCTCCGGCTTCCCCTTCAGGAGAACCCTCCTCCTGAGGAGCATCACCTCATCGCATACCCTGGAGATCTCGTCCACGTAGTGGCTTGTTAGAAAAATCGTGGCGTTTTCGGACTTCTCCCTCAGAACGTCCCAGAGCTCGAATCTCGCAGAGGGGTCGAGGCCAACCGTCGGCTCATCCAGAAAGTAGAGCTCAGCGTCGTAGGCCAGAACCATCGCGAGAAGGGCCTTTCTAACCATCCCACTCGAGAGCTCGACGATCGGCCTGTCCGCGTAATAGAGGTTAAGCTTTTCCACCCACTCGCTGGCCTTTCCCTTCGCTTTGCTCCTCGGAAGGCCGCGCATTCTGAGGTAGTGGTAGATATACTCCCTCGGCGTGAGGGTGTAGAAGTGCGCTCTGACCTCTTGGGGCAGGAGGGCGATTCTCCTTTTGATTTCCATTGGCTCCTTTAAAACGTCAAAGCCAAGAACCCTCGCCGTTCCAGAGGTGGGCTTCAGCTGGGTGGTTAAGATTTTTATGAGCGTCGTCTTCCCGGCACCGTTGGGGCCTATGAGGCCTACTATGTCCCCATCTACCTCGAAGGTAACGTCTTCGAGGGCTGTCACGCTTCCAAACCGCTTAGTTAGACCGTAAACTTCCACCGTCGGCATGACACACCCTTAGAGTATGCGAGAACTTATAAGCCTGATGTCTTTCCTTCCGAGAGTCAAGGATGTTCGGTTTGAGGCCAACCTCAACTTTCTTATACCTTTTCGACGGATATCTTAACGGTGGTCCCATGCGCCCTAAGGTCGCTGTGCTCTTCAAGATGAAAAGCGGCCCCCTGAAGGAGCTGGAGAGGTATACGGATGTTGAAATTCTCCTCTATCCGAGCGTTGAAGAGCTCGGGGAGAAGATTGCCGAGTTCGACGGAATAATAGTTTCTCCGCTGAACCCGATCCCGCGCGAGGTTATCGAGAAGGCTGAGAGGCTGAAGGTGATAAGCTGCCACTCGGCCGGTTACGACCACGTTGATGTGAAGGCCGCGACGGAGAGGGGAATCTACGTCACAAAGGTTTCCGGCTGGTTGAGTGAGGCCGTTGCCGAGTTCGCCGTTGGATTAATGATAGCTCTCCTTAGGAAAATCCCTCACACCGACCGGTTTATTAGGGCGGGAGAATGGAAAAGTCATCGCGTAGTGTGGAGTCGTTTCAAGGAGATAGAAACGGTTTACGGGAAGACCGTCGGGATACTGGGAATGGGAGCCATAGGTAAGGCCATAGCAAGGCGCGTCAAGGCCCTCGGTACGGAAGTCGTTTACTGGTCGAGGAGCAGGAAGCCTGACATCGAAGAGGATGTTGGGGCCAGGTATCTTCCCCTAGAAGAGGTTCTCCAAAGGGCTGACATCATCGTCCTCGCACTTCCGGCGACGCCTGAAACTTACCACATAATCAACGAGGAGAGGCTTAAGCTTATGGAGGGGAAGTACCTCGTCAACATAGGGCGTGGAACCCTCGTGGACGAGAAGGCCGTCGTCAGGGCCCTAAAGGAAGGCAAGCTCAAGGGCTATGCAACCGACGTCTTTGAGAGGGAACCCGTCACGAAGCACGAGCTCTTTGGGATGGAGTGGACCACCGTCTTAACGCCGCACTACGCCGGCCTAAGCAAGGAGGCCATGGAGGACATGGGATTCCAGGCCGTTAGGAACCTGCTCGCCGTGCTTCGCGGTGAAGTGCCAAAGGATCTCGTGAACCGAGAAGTTCTTAAGGTTAGGCCTCCCGAGGAGGTTAAGATGCTCTGAGGAGGTGATTGGAATGCTCATTGAAATGCTTAGGGAAATAACCTCCATCCCCGGAATTTCGGGCTACGAGGAGAAGGTCAGGGAGAAGCTCAGGGAGTGGCTCGATCCATATGCCGATGCTACCATTGATGCAATTGGAAATCTAATCGTCGAGCTAGGAGATGGAGAGCTTAAAGCTATCTTCATGGCCCACATGGACGAGATTGGGCTCCTGATAACGGGCATCAGGGAGGACGGAAAACTGGTCTTCCGGAAGGTTGGTGGTATAGATGACCGCCTGCTTTACGGAAGGCACGTCGACGTGATAACGGAGGGCGGCAGGCTGGATGGCGTCATAGGGGCCATTCCCCCGCACCTCAACATAGATGGAAAGAGAGACATCGTTCCTTGGAACAAGCTCGCCATAGACATCGGTGCCGAGAGCAAGGAAGAGGCTCTCGAGATGGGCGTTAAAGTTTTAGATTTCGCGGTCTTCAAGAAGCACTTCGCCGTGCTGAACAACCGCTATGTCTCCACTCGCTCCC belongs to Pyrococcus yayanosii CH1 and includes:
- a CDS encoding ABC transporter ATP-binding protein produces the protein MPTVEVYGLTKRFGSVTALEDVTFEVDGDIVGLIGPNGAGKTTLIKILTTQLKPTSGTARVLGFDVLKEPMEIKRRIALLPQEVRAHFYTLTPREYIYHYLRMRGLPRSKAKGKASEWVEKLNLYYADRPIVELSSGMVRKALLAMVLAYDAELYFLDEPTVGLDPSARFELWDVLREKSENATIFLTSHYVDEISRVCDEVMLLRRRVLLKGKPEEIARLYLPHFRKKVVLFESFELEGFTSKRAGRYTFVYPASETELRELEGLLLDKGVPFRVEELTIEDLFLMGWEHD
- a CDS encoding M42 family metallopeptidase produces the protein MLIEMLREITSIPGISGYEEKVREKLREWLDPYADATIDAIGNLIVELGDGELKAIFMAHMDEIGLLITGIREDGKLVFRKVGGIDDRLLYGRHVDVITEGGRLDGVIGAIPPHLNIDGKRDIVPWNKLAIDIGAESKEEALEMGVKVLDFAVFKKHFAVLNNRYVSTRSLDDRFGVVALVEAIKDLVDHDLDCKYIFAFTVQEEIGLKGAKFLAEHYNPRYAFAVDSFACCSSLTDDVKLGSGPVIRAVDNSAIYTKRLARRVWAIAEKNGIPIQIGVTGGGTDASVFQSKSEVLALSIPIKYLHSEVEMLHLADLEALIKLIEAVVFEL
- a CDS encoding 2-hydroxyacid dehydrogenase, which encodes MRPKVAVLFKMKSGPLKELERYTDVEILLYPSVEELGEKIAEFDGIIVSPLNPIPREVIEKAERLKVISCHSAGYDHVDVKAATERGIYVTKVSGWLSEAVAEFAVGLMIALLRKIPHTDRFIRAGEWKSHRVVWSRFKEIETVYGKTVGILGMGAIGKAIARRVKALGTEVVYWSRSRKPDIEEDVGARYLPLEEVLQRADIIVLALPATPETYHIINEERLKLMEGKYLVNIGRGTLVDEKAVVRALKEGKLKGYATDVFEREPVTKHELFGMEWTTVLTPHYAGLSKEAMEDMGFQAVRNLLAVLRGEVPKDLVNREVLKVRPPEEVKML
- a CDS encoding bifunctional ADP-dependent NAD(P)H-hydrate dehydratase/NAD(P)H-hydrate epimerase, which codes for MRIEDVYIWDINARWLGITPHQLMENAGAGVARVIEERFGRGLRIAVFSATGNNGGDGFVAARHLSFENDVTLFLVGDEAKIRSEEAKHNWEILKRLDFVKIRVLKDSAHIKELDLSGFDVIVDALLGAGTKGEPREPIRSAIEKINEYAGRAKIVSIDLPSGYPSTVRVKADFAVTFQWDKDEYEGFERVVVKIGYPKELYNIVGPGDAKFALRKKGEHKGQNGRLLIIGGSEDYFGAPYLAAKAASYLVDLVFLTMPEYSARRIGDPNLILRPVEGSNFALKHLENVLTIAEKVDAVVIGPGIGVDENTKAFVREFIRRCGRPMVIDADALKAIAGDLDALRGKRFVLTPHAGEFRMLFGELPPAGLKERAATVMKKAKEIGGVILLKGSYDVISDGKTWKYNKTGNRGMTTGGTGDVLAGIVGALLALGNEPLRAASVGAFLNGLAGDMVKEEKGENFTALDVAEKIPNATRWALEF
- the glnA gene encoding type I glutamate--ammonia ligase, with the protein product MNSLKAIESGFGRKVRFVQLIFVDINGVPKGMEIPAARYEEAIEDGISFDGSSIPGFQGIEDSDLIFKADPSTYAEVPWEGIARVYGYIYKDGKPYAADPRGVLKKVIDELAKEGLTAYIGPEPEFYLLRRNGSWELHLPDGGGYFDILSLDRAREIKREIAEYMPAFGLIPEVLHHEVGNAQHEIDFRYDEALRTADNIISFKYVVKAVAERHGLYATFMPKPLHGMPGNGMHLHISLWKEGENLFIGEDGLSDTALYFIGGLLKHAKALTAVTNPTVNSYKRLVPGYEAPVYVSWGYRNRSALIRVPAFWGNGARIEYRCPDPSANPYFAFAAILMAGLDGIRHKVEPSAYVEENLYEISDDRRKRLGIETLPESLGEALEALKNDKIVRKALGGAYENFVRYKEREWEEYLAYLEANHLPKDTKRVTEWELERYFHV